A portion of the Oncorhynchus masou masou isolate Uvic2021 chromosome 11, UVic_Omas_1.1, whole genome shotgun sequence genome contains these proteins:
- the LOC135547960 gene encoding brain-specific homeobox/POU domain protein 3-like, with product MMSMNSKQPFSMHPILHEPKYTPLQSSSEAIRRACMPTHSLQGNIFAGFDETLLQRAEALAAVDIAKSHPYKPDATYHTMTTMTSMTCTPTSSSAHLHHPSVLTSHHHHHPHHQGSQGLDGDLLDHLTPGMSISLGGMPGSDVCSTASHPHAHMSAINHMQHHHHHQQAMNMHPHSMGSHTSLGGGGDSEPDPRELESFAERFKQRRIKLGVTQADVGSALANLKIPGVGCLSQSTICRFESLTLSHNNMVALKPILEAWLEEAERAQREKMTKPEIFNGGDKKRKRTSIAAPEKRSLEAYFAVQPRPSSEKIAAIAEKLDLKKNVVRVWFCNQRQKQKRMKFSATH from the exons ATGATGTCAATGAACAGCAAACAACCTTTCAGTATGCATCCCATACTGCACGAGCCGAAATACACGCCTCTTCAATCGAGCTCGGAGGCCATCCGGAGGGCATGCATGCCCACTCACTCG CTGCAGGGCAACATCTTTGCCGGCTTTGATGAGACTTTACTGCAGAGGGCTGAAGCGCTGGCAGCGGTGGATATCGCAAAGAGCCACCCTTACAAGCCAGACGCGACTTACCACACCATGACCACCATGACCAGCATGACCTGTACCCCCACCTCGTCCTCGGCCCACCTCCATCACCCATCCGTGctcacctcacaccaccaccaccacccacatcACCAGGGCTCCCAGGGCCTGGATGGCGACCTTCTGGACCACCTGACCCCCGGCATGTCCATCTCCCTGGGAGGAATGCCCGGCTCTGACGTCTGCTCCACGGCCTCCCATCCGCACGCCCACATGTCCGCAATCAACCACATgcaacaccaccatcatcaccaacagGCCATGAAcatgcacccccacagcatgggTTCGCACACCTCACTGGGCGGCGGGGGGGACTCAGAGCCAGACCCCAGGGAGCTGGAGTCCTTCGCAGAGCGGTTCAAGCAGAGGCGGATCAAGCTGGGGGTGACGCAGGCGGATGTGGGCTCGGCCCTGGCGAACCTTAAAATCCCCGGGGTTGGTTGCCTCAGTCAGAGCACGATTTGCCGGTTCGAGTCCCTCACCTTGTCTCATAATAACATGGTGGCCCTAAAACCCATCCTGGAAGCTTGgctggaggaggcagagagggcgCAGCGGGAGAAAATGACCAAGCCGGAGATTTTCAACGGAGGAGACAAGAAGAGAAAACGTACCTCCATCGCTGCTCCGGAGAAGCGCTCTTTAGAGGCATATTTCGCTGTGCAGCCAAGGCCCTCGTCAGAGAAGATTGCAGCGATAGCCGAGAAACTGGACCTCAAAAAGAACGTGGTCAGGGTGTGGTTTTGCAATCAAAGGCAAAAGCAGAAAAGGATGAAGTTCTCTGCAACACACTAG